Proteins encoded by one window of Candidatus Sumerlaea chitinivorans:
- a CDS encoding Polyribonucleotide nucleotidyltransferase — protein sequence MTEANSTIATSVAEVSVPFGPDKLILSTGKLAKQANGSVLATVGGTVVLATVVMAPPRPEPLDFFPLTVDYREKLYAAGRIPGGYFKREGRPTEPEILRARLIDRPIRPLFPDGFTQEVQVYVNVLSFDGQNNADVVGLCAASAALLISDIPFEKAVGGVRVGFDGKSYILNPTYEQMKTSLLDLVVAGTANAVTMVESGAKMLSEEQMLEALRFGHAAIQKICEVQDALRAAVGKEKVAYTKPERNPTLEEKIRQLSQPKFAKIAEIYEKKERNEALEEARDEIIDALSDEYPEVKELMKSVFEDEYSQAMRRRILESGIRADGRGLKDIRPISIEVGILPRAHGSALFTRGQTQSLGVLTLGTGEDAQETDYLDDTSEHFFYLHYNFPSFSVGEVRPVRGPGRREIGHGHLAQRAIAPVIPDRDKFPYTIRLVSEILESNGSSSMASVCSGILALMDGGVPISEPVAGIAMGLIKEGDRYAVLSDIMGLEDHLGDMDFKVAGTRDGITALQMDIKIEGVTFDIMEKALAQAKEGRQYILEKMLEAIPAPRPELKPHAPRIEMITINPEKIRDVIGAGGKIIKEIVATTGAKIDINDDGRIFIASADQEAMQKAINWIRELTAEAELGQLYTGKVTRIEDFGAFVEILPGKDGLVHISELEPRRVERVEDVCKLGDQMLVKVIGIDEKGKIRLSRKQALYPESGKASESSAKKPERGSGSERPRAQGHGEQRSGRSGMTHHSERRGEKSHGHGGGHSGGGHHGGRETRHTSSQSHPPKRSEEKSESSVQEKPWTQEIKDELHEH from the coding sequence GTGACAGAAGCAAACTCAACCATCGCGACCTCGGTCGCAGAAGTGTCTGTTCCATTTGGACCGGACAAACTCATTCTTAGCACGGGAAAACTCGCGAAGCAGGCTAACGGAAGTGTATTGGCAACCGTTGGCGGGACGGTGGTGCTTGCCACGGTGGTTATGGCTCCGCCACGCCCCGAGCCACTCGACTTTTTCCCTCTCACGGTGGATTACCGCGAAAAATTGTACGCGGCAGGACGAATCCCCGGCGGATACTTTAAGCGCGAAGGGCGCCCGACGGAGCCTGAGATTCTACGGGCGCGCCTGATCGACCGGCCAATTCGCCCCCTGTTCCCCGACGGCTTCACCCAAGAGGTGCAAGTCTACGTCAACGTGTTATCGTTTGATGGGCAAAACAATGCCGACGTGGTAGGTTTGTGTGCAGCGTCAGCAGCCCTGCTGATTTCCGATATTCCTTTCGAGAAAGCCGTCGGCGGTGTGCGTGTCGGGTTCGACGGGAAGTCCTACATCCTCAATCCCACGTACGAGCAGATGAAAACTTCGCTCCTCGACTTAGTCGTCGCTGGCACCGCGAATGCCGTGACGATGGTCGAAAGTGGTGCCAAAATGCTGAGCGAAGAGCAAATGCTCGAGGCGTTGCGCTTCGGCCATGCTGCCATTCAGAAGATCTGCGAGGTGCAGGATGCTCTGCGGGCGGCCGTCGGGAAAGAGAAGGTTGCCTACACGAAGCCGGAGCGCAACCCCACGCTGGAAGAAAAGATCCGCCAGCTTTCGCAGCCCAAATTCGCAAAGATCGCGGAGATCTACGAGAAGAAAGAACGCAACGAGGCGCTGGAAGAGGCGCGCGACGAGATCATCGATGCCCTGAGCGACGAATACCCCGAAGTCAAAGAGCTGATGAAAAGTGTCTTCGAGGATGAGTATTCGCAGGCCATGCGCCGTCGCATCCTCGAAAGCGGGATTCGTGCGGATGGGCGCGGTCTGAAGGATATCCGACCCATTTCGATCGAAGTTGGCATCTTACCGCGCGCCCATGGCAGCGCTCTCTTCACGCGTGGCCAGACCCAATCGCTGGGCGTGCTGACGCTCGGTACAGGCGAGGATGCGCAGGAAACCGACTACCTCGACGACACAAGCGAGCACTTCTTCTACCTACACTACAATTTCCCCTCGTTTAGCGTGGGAGAAGTGCGGCCAGTTCGTGGGCCGGGCCGACGCGAGATTGGGCACGGCCATTTGGCCCAGCGCGCAATCGCGCCCGTCATCCCAGACCGTGACAAGTTCCCATACACGATTCGACTCGTCAGCGAGATCCTTGAGTCGAATGGTTCCTCCTCCATGGCAAGTGTGTGCAGCGGGATCCTTGCGCTGATGGACGGCGGCGTGCCGATCAGCGAGCCAGTCGCGGGCATCGCCATGGGCCTCATTAAGGAAGGCGACCGCTATGCGGTCCTGAGCGACATCATGGGGCTGGAGGACCACCTCGGAGACATGGATTTCAAAGTCGCGGGGACGCGCGACGGAATCACGGCCCTTCAAATGGACATCAAGATCGAGGGCGTGACATTCGACATCATGGAAAAAGCGCTCGCTCAGGCGAAAGAAGGGCGCCAGTACATTCTTGAAAAGATGTTGGAAGCAATTCCTGCCCCACGGCCTGAGCTCAAGCCGCACGCCCCCCGAATCGAAATGATCACCATCAATCCCGAAAAGATCCGCGACGTGATTGGCGCCGGTGGAAAAATCATTAAAGAGATTGTGGCCACGACGGGCGCCAAGATTGACATCAATGACGATGGTCGGATTTTCATCGCCAGCGCGGACCAAGAGGCCATGCAAAAGGCGATCAACTGGATCCGCGAGCTCACGGCCGAAGCGGAGTTGGGTCAGCTCTACACTGGGAAGGTCACCCGCATCGAGGATTTCGGCGCTTTCGTTGAGATTCTGCCGGGCAAAGACGGGCTGGTGCACATCAGTGAGCTCGAGCCGCGGCGCGTGGAGCGCGTAGAGGATGTCTGCAAGCTCGGCGATCAGATGCTGGTCAAAGTAATCGGTATTGACGAAAAAGGGAAAATCCGCCTGTCGCGTAAGCAAGCGCTCTATCCTGAGAGCGGCAAGGCCTCGGAGAGTAGTGCGAAAAAGCCAGAGCGTGGGTCTGGAAGCGAGCGCCCTCGAGCGCAAGGCCATGGGGAGCAGCGATCTGGGCGTTCTGGGATGACGCATCATTCCGAGCGCCGGGGAGAAAAATCCCACGGCCACGGCGGAGGTCACAGTGGTGGCGGTCACCATGGAGGACGCGAGACTCGACACACTTCTTCTCAGTCGCATCCCCCAAAGCGATCCGAGGAGAAAAGCGAGTCGTCGGTTCAAGAAAAGCCGTGGACTCAGGAGATCAAGGACGAGCTCCACGAGCACTGA